Proteins encoded in a region of the Parerythrobacter aestuarii genome:
- a CDS encoding bifunctional phosphopantothenoylcysteine decarboxylase/phosphopantothenate synthase, whose amino-acid sequence MAGGKGPKILLIIGGGIAAYKSCELVRLVRKQGGSVTCVLTDGGAKFVTPMALAALSENPVHTTLWDLRNEVEMGHIQLSREADLVVVCPATANMLAKMAAGIADDLATTLLLATDKPVMVAPAMNVKMWEHDATQMNVARLREAGVTVIDPDEGAMACGEYGPGRLREPEEIWNAIADLLGAEQVAPREEVDLVPAPAIAKTAPAPAIEVEALEPEPEVESKGMLGGLLASIIPRKTPQRSVEEIEAQWDVPESEEPDEADWGDEDDTIADGEEAEARTATAPDAGPILASKGKAISAPPTDADAINHTVATGTGDQMPEPIAGDSSTGLARAPVVEEEIDNNPLIGQPAFDTDPEHRPLYGKHVLITAGPTHEPIDPVRYIANRSSGKQGFAIAAAAAAAGARVTLVAGPVHLKTPPGVDRIDVESAQEMAAEVRKALPADIAVMVAAVADWRTRDVAGEKMKKRGSAPPALILEENPDILTNLSVGDKRPHLVIGFAAETNDVVANAKAKRKRKQADWIVANDVSGDVMGGSHNTVHIVTGSGVEHLEEMPKEEVAMALVERMAEGLKDVVDG is encoded by the coding sequence ATGGCAGGCGGCAAGGGGCCGAAGATCCTGCTCATTATCGGCGGTGGTATCGCGGCATACAAGTCGTGCGAACTGGTGCGCCTGGTGCGCAAGCAGGGCGGTTCGGTCACATGCGTGCTGACCGATGGCGGGGCGAAGTTCGTGACCCCCATGGCACTGGCGGCGCTGAGCGAAAACCCGGTCCACACCACGCTATGGGACCTGCGCAACGAAGTCGAGATGGGGCATATCCAGCTCAGCCGCGAGGCTGATCTGGTGGTGGTGTGCCCGGCGACCGCCAACATGCTGGCGAAGATGGCTGCGGGCATCGCCGACGATCTGGCCACGACCCTGCTGCTGGCGACCGACAAGCCGGTGATGGTGGCCCCGGCCATGAACGTGAAGATGTGGGAACATGATGCGACCCAGATGAACGTGGCCCGCCTGCGTGAAGCTGGCGTGACGGTGATCGACCCCGATGAAGGGGCGATGGCTTGCGGTGAATACGGCCCGGGGCGACTGCGCGAGCCGGAAGAGATCTGGAACGCGATCGCCGATCTGCTGGGCGCGGAGCAGGTTGCCCCGCGCGAAGAAGTCGATCTCGTGCCCGCTCCTGCCATCGCCAAGACCGCCCCTGCTCCAGCTATCGAAGTCGAAGCGCTCGAGCCCGAACCCGAAGTCGAAAGCAAGGGCATGCTGGGTGGGCTGCTGGCTTCCATCATCCCGCGCAAGACGCCCCAGCGTTCGGTGGAGGAAATCGAAGCTCAATGGGATGTACCGGAAAGTGAAGAGCCGGATGAAGCTGACTGGGGCGACGAGGACGATACGATTGCCGACGGCGAAGAGGCGGAAGCACGGACGGCAACAGCGCCTGATGCCGGTCCGATCCTTGCCAGCAAGGGCAAGGCTATCTCGGCCCCGCCGACCGATGCCGATGCGATCAACCATACAGTCGCAACGGGCACTGGCGACCAGATGCCAGAGCCCATCGCAGGAGATTCGTCGACGGGCCTCGCGAGGGCACCGGTCGTGGAAGAGGAAATTGATAACAATCCGCTGATCGGCCAACCCGCTTTCGATACCGATCCGGAACATCGGCCGCTTTACGGCAAGCATGTGCTGATCACTGCCGGGCCAACCCACGAGCCAATCGATCCGGTGCGCTACATCGCCAACCGTTCAAGCGGGAAACAGGGCTTTGCGATTGCGGCTGCTGCTGCCGCTGCCGGGGCGCGTGTGACGCTTGTCGCCGGCCCGGTTCATCTGAAGACACCGCCGGGCGTGGACCGGATCGATGTCGAAAGCGCACAGGAAATGGCGGCTGAAGTCCGCAAGGCGCTGCCTGCGGACATTGCCGTGATGGTGGCCGCAGTTGCCGACTGGCGCACGCGCGATGTTGCCGGTGAAAAGATGAAAAAGCGCGGCTCGGCCCCGCCGGCTCTGATCCTGGAGGAAAACCCCGATATCCTCACCAATCTTTCAGTGGGTGACAAGCGCCCGCACCTGGTGATTGGATTTGCAGCCGAGACCAACGATGTGGTTGCCAATGCCAAGGCGAAGCGCAAGCGCAAGCAAGCCGACTGGATTGTTGCCAACGATGTGTCAGGCGATGTCATGGGCGGCAGCCACAACACCGTGCATATCGTGACCGGTAGCGGAGTCGAGCATCTCGAGGAGATGCCCAAGGAAGAGGTGGCGATGGCGCTGGTGGAGCGCATGGCAGAAGGCTTGAAGGACGTAGTGGATGGCTGA